One part of the Acidobacteriota bacterium genome encodes these proteins:
- a CDS encoding peptide chain release factor 2, which produces MARLERRAGAADFWNDQSAAQQVLQRRRRLQEDADLATLLNTRVDDLAVLMEWAEQGEDVASDLAGALDGFAAEVEAGEIRKMLGGEHDHRNAIVSFQPGAGGVDSQDWTEMLLRMYLRWAERRGFTRDVIEASPGEEAGLKSATVTVKGDYVYGLLLAEAGVHRLVRISPFDQAARRHTSFASVLVWPELPEDVDVEIDEGDLRIDTYRSSGAGGQHVNVTDSAVRITHLPTGIVVSCQNERSQHRNRDAAMSVLRSRLYDLRRQQQQDRLEQLGGEKKEIAFGSQIRSYVLQPYRMVKDHRTKLEEGNVDKVLDGDLDPFIKAYLMQKAQPG; this is translated from the coding sequence ATCGCCAGGCTGGAGCGGAGGGCGGGTGCCGCCGATTTCTGGAATGACCAGTCCGCCGCCCAACAAGTGCTGCAACGCCGGCGACGGCTTCAGGAAGATGCCGATCTGGCCACGTTGTTGAACACGCGTGTCGACGATCTGGCCGTCCTGATGGAATGGGCGGAACAGGGCGAAGATGTCGCATCCGATCTCGCCGGGGCCCTGGACGGATTTGCCGCCGAGGTAGAGGCGGGCGAGATCCGGAAGATGCTCGGCGGCGAACACGACCACCGCAACGCCATCGTGTCGTTCCAGCCAGGCGCCGGTGGCGTCGACTCGCAGGATTGGACCGAGATGCTGCTGCGGATGTATCTCCGCTGGGCCGAGAGGCGCGGTTTCACACGGGATGTCATAGAGGCGTCACCGGGGGAGGAGGCGGGACTGAAGAGCGCGACGGTTACCGTCAAGGGCGACTATGTCTACGGATTGCTCCTGGCCGAGGCCGGAGTCCATCGGCTGGTCCGGATCTCACCGTTCGACCAGGCGGCCCGGCGGCACACGTCCTTTGCCTCCGTCCTGGTCTGGCCGGAGCTGCCGGAAGATGTTGACGTAGAAATCGACGAGGGGGACCTCCGCATCGACACCTACCGGTCCAGCGGCGCCGGTGGCCAGCACGTCAATGTCACCGATTCCGCGGTGCGCATCACGCACCTGCCAACCGGGATCGTCGTGTCCTGCCAGAACGAACGATCACAGCATCGGAACCGGGATGCGGCGATGTCGGTGCTGCGCTCGCGGTTGTACGACCTCCGGAGGCAACAACAGCAGGATCGGTTGGAGCAACTGGGTGGAGAGAAGAAGGAGATCGCGTTCGGTAGCCAGATCCGCAGCTATGTGCTACAGCCCTATCGGATGGTCAAGGATCATCGGACAAAGCTGGAAGAAGGGAATGTCGACAAGGTCCTCGACGGAGATCTCGATCCGTTCATCAAGGCGTACCTGATGCAGAAAGCCCAGCCGGGCTAG
- a CDS encoding PBP1A family penicillin-binding protein has translation MVMSTLAQSGEFGHCMGLTVSAPHMSLLQSGVPHPRRRAGRVVILATFAAVALFGLATGVLLAYSPDLPEIAALDDYAPGTITRVHARNGELIGEFATQRRVILGYDDIPEVLRNAIVAAEDGEFFNHIGLNIPRILITLFNNILEGDLRAAGASTLTQQVARNITVGGDRLGLEKTWQRKLREAYYTFHLEKRYTKPEILALYANQMFLGTATHAADGVEAASQLYFGKSVRDLQLGEAAMIAGLFQTPARQSPLVNMEAATRRRNYALRRMAEEDYITTAEAEAEMAKPIVIAPRRERANTIAPYFLEEVRQHLEANYGATDLYEAGLVVRTTMDLDLQRAANQAVSEGLRALDKRHGYRGPRRNILEGEDAVDSIDAFRHTRWLYPMAAGDMVPAVVTGTTADAIEVRAGPYALAIDADGFAWTRRDTPADVAAPGDLLDVVLTELPAGTNGVGAATLDQEPVVEGSLLAIDNRTGHILAMVGGYDFQRSRFNRATQAARQVGSLFKGILYAAAIDQGWTASSIVMDEPVSFEAGPNQPLYRPSNYDNEYEGPITIRRALEDSRNIPAVWLMNEVGPDTVVDFARRVGFSSPIPPFLSVALGSAEATLLEVTSAYSVFPNAGRRMLPFLVERVLDREGNLLEERRPQSRDALREDTAFIIANLMQGVVRRGTGRRVAFAFDWPFGGKTGTVDEYTDAWFVGFDPDITLGVWVGYDEKRTLGDREQASAVALPIWIDFMEAYVASQEARPSFVPPENIVFHSVMPDTGTIAPPWQRGAIQEAFIAGTEPGAAIRR, from the coding sequence ATGGTAATGTCAACATTGGCACAATCGGGCGAATTCGGTCACTGCATGGGCCTAACAGTTAGTGCGCCGCATATGAGCCTGCTACAATCAGGCGTGCCCCACCCGAGGCGGCGTGCCGGCCGCGTCGTGATTCTCGCGACGTTTGCCGCCGTGGCCCTCTTCGGGCTAGCGACCGGCGTCCTCCTCGCCTACTCGCCCGATCTGCCGGAAATAGCGGCCCTCGACGACTACGCACCCGGCACGATCACGCGGGTTCACGCGCGCAACGGGGAGCTCATCGGGGAGTTCGCAACACAGCGCCGCGTAATCCTCGGTTACGACGACATACCCGAGGTGCTCCGGAACGCCATCGTTGCCGCGGAGGATGGTGAGTTTTTCAACCATATCGGCCTGAACATCCCGCGGATTCTGATCACGCTCTTCAACAACATCCTGGAAGGCGACCTCCGCGCGGCAGGCGCCAGCACGCTGACGCAACAGGTCGCGAGAAACATTACCGTCGGCGGCGACCGGCTCGGGCTCGAAAAGACCTGGCAGCGGAAGCTGCGCGAGGCCTACTACACGTTCCACCTCGAGAAGCGCTATACGAAGCCCGAGATCCTCGCCCTCTACGCCAACCAGATGTTTCTCGGCACGGCGACACATGCGGCCGACGGCGTCGAGGCGGCATCACAGCTCTACTTCGGCAAGTCCGTTCGCGATCTCCAACTCGGAGAGGCCGCCATGATCGCCGGCCTGTTCCAGACACCCGCGCGGCAGAGCCCGCTGGTGAACATGGAAGCAGCAACCCGGCGGCGCAATTACGCACTCCGGCGAATGGCCGAGGAGGACTACATCACGACGGCCGAGGCTGAAGCGGAGATGGCCAAGCCCATCGTCATTGCGCCTCGCAGAGAGCGAGCAAACACCATCGCGCCGTACTTCCTCGAGGAAGTCCGCCAGCATCTGGAAGCTAACTACGGCGCGACCGACCTCTACGAAGCGGGTCTTGTCGTCCGTACCACGATGGATCTCGATCTGCAGCGCGCCGCCAATCAGGCCGTCTCCGAGGGGCTGCGCGCCCTCGACAAGCGGCACGGGTATCGCGGCCCGCGCCGGAATATCCTGGAGGGCGAGGACGCCGTCGACTCCATCGACGCGTTCAGGCATACGCGCTGGCTCTACCCGATGGCCGCGGGCGACATGGTTCCGGCCGTGGTGACCGGGACCACCGCCGACGCGATCGAAGTTCGCGCGGGGCCGTACGCGCTGGCGATCGACGCCGACGGGTTCGCCTGGACGCGGCGCGACACCCCCGCCGACGTGGCGGCGCCAGGGGATCTCCTGGATGTCGTCCTCACCGAGTTGCCGGCCGGGACGAACGGTGTCGGCGCGGCAACTCTGGATCAGGAACCGGTGGTCGAAGGGTCGCTTCTGGCCATCGACAACCGGACCGGACACATACTCGCCATGGTGGGCGGCTATGACTTCCAGCGCAGCAGGTTCAACCGGGCGACGCAGGCGGCGCGCCAGGTCGGATCGCTCTTCAAGGGGATTCTCTACGCCGCCGCGATCGACCAGGGGTGGACCGCGTCGAGCATCGTGATGGACGAACCCGTCAGCTTCGAGGCCGGGCCGAATCAGCCGCTCTACAGGCCGAGCAACTACGACAACGAGTACGAGGGACCGATCACGATACGCCGCGCCCTCGAGGATTCCCGCAACATACCCGCCGTCTGGCTGATGAACGAGGTGGGGCCCGACACCGTCGTCGATTTCGCCCGCCGTGTGGGCTTCAGCTCTCCCATCCCGCCGTTCCTTTCGGTGGCTCTCGGGTCCGCCGAGGCGACGCTGCTCGAGGTGACGAGCGCCTATTCCGTCTTCCCCAACGCCGGACGCCGGATGTTGCCGTTCCTGGTGGAACGGGTGTTGGACCGCGAGGGGAATCTTCTCGAAGAAAGGCGGCCGCAATCGCGTGACGCACTGCGCGAGGACACCGCGTTCATCATCGCCAACCTGATGCAGGGGGTGGTGCGGCGCGGCACCGGCCGGCGCGTTGCGTTCGCGTTCGATTGGCCCTTTGGCGGAAAGACCGGGACGGTCGACGAGTACACGGACGCCTGGTTCGTAGGCTTCGACCCTGACATCACCCTTGGGGTTTGGGTCGGCTACGACGAGAAGCGGACGTTGGGCGATCGCGAGCAGGCTTCCGCCGTCGCGCTACCGATCTGGATCGACTTCATGGAGGCCTACGTCGCAAGCCAGGAAGCTCGACCTTCTTTCGTTCCGCCCGAGAACATCGTCTTCCATTCGGTGATGCCGGACACGGGCACAATCGCCCCTCCCTGGCAGCGCGGCGCCATCCAGGAAGCGTTCATCGCCGGCACCGAGCCGGGCGCTGCCATTCGACGCTAG
- the dnaK gene encoding molecular chaperone DnaK translates to MSKIIGIDLGTTNSVVAVIEGGEPTVITNAEGQRVTPSVVAFAKSGERLVGQVAKRQAVTNPENTVFSIKRFMGRRFGEVTEEMTMVPYEVVRAQNGDARIKAGGKELSPPELSAMVLQKLRQSAEEHLGQKVNRAVITVPAYFNDAQRQATKDAGQIAGLEVLRIVNEPTAAALAYGLDKKADETIAVYDFGGGTFDISILEVGEGIVEVKSTNGDTHLGGDNLDQRLIDWIVDEFRSDEGIDLSKDRMALQRLKEASEKAKMELSTVMETEINLPFITADQSGPKHLQKKLTRAKFEQLVDELLRRTVEPVKRALADASLEPSQIDEVVLVGGSTRVPRVQQMVKELFGKEPHRGVNPDEVVAIGAAIQAGVLAGEVKDLLLLDVTPLSLGIETLGGVMTKLIERNTTIPTKKSEVFSTAADNQPSVEVHVLQGERSMAIDNRTLGKFHLDGIPPAPRGMPQVEVTFDIDANGIVNVNAKDLGTGKEQHITITAESGLSKDEVEAKVREAESHATEDKTRREAVEMKNQADQAVYQAEKLLADAGDKLGADERKPVEEAVAALKSASERDDVSAIKPALDSLMAVMQGVSQKLYAQSAQEQKDAGATNGKEDGPGTPPGASGGDDDVIDAEVVDDQKT, encoded by the coding sequence ATGAGCAAGATAATCGGCATCGATCTTGGTACGACGAACTCGGTTGTCGCGGTCATCGAGGGAGGTGAGCCGACTGTCATCACCAACGCGGAGGGGCAGCGCGTGACACCGTCGGTCGTTGCCTTCGCGAAGTCGGGCGAGCGGCTGGTCGGTCAGGTGGCGAAACGGCAGGCGGTGACGAATCCGGAAAACACCGTCTTTTCGATCAAGCGTTTCATGGGACGCCGCTTCGGCGAGGTGACCGAGGAAATGACCATGGTCCCTTACGAGGTGGTTCGCGCCCAGAACGGCGACGCGCGCATCAAGGCCGGAGGTAAGGAGCTGTCGCCTCCCGAGTTGTCCGCGATGGTGCTCCAGAAGCTCAGGCAGTCGGCCGAGGAACATCTCGGTCAAAAGGTGAACCGGGCGGTCATCACGGTGCCGGCGTACTTCAACGACGCGCAGCGCCAGGCGACGAAAGATGCTGGCCAGATCGCGGGCCTGGAGGTGCTTCGCATCGTCAACGAGCCGACGGCGGCGGCGCTTGCCTACGGGCTGGACAAGAAGGCGGACGAGACCATCGCCGTCTACGATTTTGGCGGCGGCACGTTCGACATCTCCATTCTGGAGGTGGGTGAGGGAATCGTCGAGGTCAAGTCGACGAACGGCGACACGCACCTGGGCGGTGACAACCTGGATCAGCGGCTTATCGACTGGATTGTCGACGAATTCAGGAGCGACGAAGGCATCGACCTGAGCAAGGACCGTATGGCGTTGCAGCGGCTGAAGGAGGCCTCCGAAAAGGCGAAGATGGAGCTCTCCACCGTGATGGAGACGGAGATCAACCTGCCGTTCATCACCGCAGATCAATCGGGGCCGAAGCACCTGCAGAAGAAGCTGACGCGCGCGAAATTTGAGCAGCTCGTCGATGAACTGTTGCGCCGGACGGTTGAACCCGTCAAGCGCGCCCTGGCCGATGCCAGCCTCGAACCGTCACAGATCGACGAAGTGGTGCTGGTCGGTGGTTCGACGCGCGTGCCGAGGGTGCAGCAAATGGTCAAGGAACTCTTCGGCAAGGAGCCGCACCGCGGAGTCAATCCGGACGAAGTTGTGGCAATCGGAGCGGCGATCCAGGCGGGCGTGCTCGCTGGCGAGGTCAAGGACCTGTTGTTGCTTGACGTGACGCCGCTTTCGCTCGGAATCGAGACGCTGGGTGGCGTCATGACGAAACTGATCGAACGGAACACCACGATCCCGACCAAGAAGAGCGAGGTTTTTTCGACCGCGGCCGACAACCAGCCGAGTGTCGAGGTGCATGTTCTTCAGGGCGAACGGTCGATGGCGATCGACAACCGGACGCTCGGCAAGTTCCATCTCGACGGCATTCCACCGGCACCGCGGGGCATGCCGCAAGTCGAGGTGACGTTCGATATCGACGCGAACGGAATCGTCAACGTCAATGCGAAGGATCTGGGCACCGGCAAGGAGCAGCACATCACGATTACTGCTGAGAGTGGCCTCTCGAAGGACGAAGTCGAGGCCAAGGTCCGTGAAGCGGAATCGCACGCCACCGAGGACAAGACGCGCCGCGAAGCGGTGGAAATGAAGAACCAGGCGGACCAGGCGGTCTACCAGGCAGAGAAGTTGCTCGCCGACGCGGGCGACAAGCTTGGCGCCGATGAGAGGAAGCCGGTGGAGGAAGCGGTTGCGGCACTCAAGTCGGCATCAGAGAGGGACGACGTGTCTGCGATCAAGCCCGCCCTCGACTCGCTCATGGCCGTGATGCAGGGAGTCTCACAGAAGCTCTACGCGCAATCGGCGCAGGAGCAGAAGGACGCCGGTGCGACGAACGGGAAGGAGGACGGCCCCGGCACGCCTCCTGGCGCGAGCGGCGGTGACGACGATGTGATCGACGCCGAGGTGGTGGACGACCAAAAGACGTAG
- a CDS encoding J domain-containing protein, translating into MAQVDFYLVLGVKRSATVAELRRAYKRLARRYHPDINPGDREAAAFYRVLTEAYETLRDPDRREAYDLRGADAMAHSDAAAPATVQFRGFDFSPGGRGGRLSATFTDLFAEVLPHSGIEPEARDGAGGRGSDLFAEITLTFEEAIRGVERRLTVRRLDTCGGCGGTGRRRGAEARCPTCRGDGTLQWHRGHMIFSTRCGDCGGAGRLRHRACGSCDGRGVSEVDEEITVQVPPGVDDGTRLRLRAKGNAGLRGGASGDLYLVSRVQAHPHFRRDGTDLRLDLPIAIHEAVLGAAIEVPVLDGTAMLEVPAGTTSGQQFRIRNHGVSDPQGQGRRGDLVVTVSVVLPAVSDERSRTLLREFGELHKNDVRQGMYRKTR; encoded by the coding sequence ATGGCACAGGTGGACTTCTACCTCGTACTTGGGGTGAAGCGGTCGGCAACGGTTGCCGAGTTGCGCCGGGCGTACAAGCGGCTTGCCCGGCGTTACCATCCCGACATTAATCCGGGTGATCGGGAAGCGGCGGCGTTCTACCGGGTGCTTACGGAAGCGTACGAGACACTGCGCGACCCGGACCGCCGGGAAGCGTACGATTTGCGCGGCGCGGACGCCATGGCACACTCGGATGCCGCTGCGCCCGCCACGGTGCAGTTCCGGGGATTCGACTTTTCTCCAGGTGGTCGCGGCGGAAGGCTGTCCGCCACGTTCACCGACCTGTTCGCGGAAGTGCTGCCGCACTCCGGGATTGAACCGGAGGCCCGGGATGGCGCGGGGGGACGGGGGAGCGACCTCTTCGCGGAGATCACGCTGACGTTCGAGGAGGCGATCCGGGGTGTCGAGCGACGACTGACGGTCAGGCGCCTCGACACGTGCGGCGGGTGCGGCGGCACCGGCCGTCGGCGAGGCGCGGAGGCGCGCTGCCCGACCTGTCGAGGGGACGGAACGCTTCAATGGCACCGCGGCCACATGATTTTCTCGACGCGCTGCGGAGACTGTGGCGGCGCCGGGCGTTTGCGGCACCGCGCCTGCGGTTCGTGCGACGGCAGAGGAGTCTCGGAAGTCGACGAGGAGATCACCGTGCAAGTGCCGCCGGGAGTCGACGACGGGACCCGCCTTCGGCTTCGCGCGAAGGGAAACGCCGGATTGCGAGGTGGTGCGTCGGGAGATCTCTACCTCGTGTCTCGTGTGCAGGCACATCCGCACTTTCGTCGCGACGGGACCGACCTCCGGCTCGATCTGCCGATTGCAATTCACGAGGCGGTGCTCGGCGCCGCGATCGAGGTGCCGGTGCTCGATGGCACGGCGATGCTCGAGGTGCCGGCCGGGACAACGTCGGGGCAGCAGTTCCGGATTCGCAACCACGGTGTGTCCGACCCGCAGGGCCAAGGCCGTCGTGGCGATCTGGTGGTCACGGTGAGTGTCGTTCTGCCCGCCGTT